In Cryptomeria japonica chromosome 10, Sugi_1.0, whole genome shotgun sequence, a genomic segment contains:
- the LOC131036141 gene encoding uncharacterized protein LOC131036141, translated as MDNEESSSYQYENSEEFKDESTGNEVDTQRESSQQDIPESSHAQAKKRKREKDNSALQKKQKSAKTPSTTSGPSGGEVNIFVDMNTTLKGKNILLEDGGVIHNTQDRRSVNESNDTNQQEEQEVNSPPHDEEPIYDQQINANEEVQDMNDDNQDQEPHEDTFMAHKGNQQQSDLEEVDDQALEWLRERMKKKPVTIVDEVRDLDTLLARVE; from the coding sequence ATGGACAATGAAGAGTCATCATCCTATCAATATGAGAATTCGGAAGAGTTCAAAGATGAAAGCACAGGAAATGAAGTGGACACACAAAGGGAGAGTAGTCAGCAGGACATTCCTGAAAGTTCACACGCTCaagcaaagaaaagaaaaagagaaaaggataaCTCAGCCCTGCAAAAGAAGCAAAAGTCAGCAAAGACTCCCTCTACCACTAGTGGTCCTTCTGGGGGAGAAGTGAACATATTTGTAGACATGAATACGACTTTGAAAGGGAAGAACATCTTACTAGAAGATGGAGGAGTTATTCATAATACACAAGATAGGAGGAGTGTCAATGAATCTAATGATACCAATCAGCAAGAAGAACAAGAAGTTAATTCACCACCTCATGATGAGGAACCTATCTATGATCAGCAAATCAATGCAAATGAAGAAGTACAAGATATGAATGATGATAATCAGGATCAAGAGCCTCATGAAGACACATTCATGGCCCACAAAGGCAATCAGCAGCAATCTGATCTAGAAGAAGTGGATGACCAAGCACTCGAATGGTtgagagaaagaatgaagaagaaaccgGTAACGATAGTAGATGAAGTTAGAGATTTGGATACTTTGCTGGCTAGAGTAGAATAG